In a genomic window of Bemisia tabaci chromosome 1, PGI_BMITA_v3:
- the LOC109036678 gene encoding protein scarlet isoform X1, whose product MTTLHLQEDVGISWKDLSVWSNRKVADGLFKQQKVQRTRLLNSVSGYARAGSLTVIMGASGAGKTTLLSTVSGRSSANERRGEILLNGRPVEPELMLRISGFMPQTDLTVENLTVLEHLQFMGCLRMDVRVSENQRNRIINNLILDFGLRKCMHSQLRFLSGGERRKVSLAVQLLTDPPVLFCDEPTTGLDSFNALSMVSCLSSLAKNGKTVVCTIHQPTSGVFETFDEVILMVAGGRVAFQGAINDALDHFRTLGMVCPKAYNTAEFLISQLSIREDTRTKKEVYQICDLFDTSESYKIFQKKFNEVNTVYNDTQIVHEIDKQFLRFNTWQGADTSTQFRLLAWRHGLNIARNVNRIFISVCTFLFTGFVIAASYRGVIFDQNGVQNLQGFFNNVITETIFCQSYRSLYTFQAEIPVLLRETKDKVYSVGPFYLSRIIYVVLLCSVETFIFSFTIFWITGFSGGTLSFPQFVAPIAVSGLAATAYGCAMSSNFETVSSASLLMVPLDFISYTFSGMFLQLSSVPFYLRWLKYVSRFYYGVEAFSILQWTSVDEIPCPQNPDIMCLLTADKVLEKYGYRTGDIELDFLGLILMFIVLNTIGYLGIRNRSKQQASY is encoded by the exons ttagtGGATATGCGAGAGCTGGATCTTTGACTGTCATTATGGGAGCCAG CGGTGCGGGGAAAACAACGCTGCTCTCAACGGTGAGTGGGCGATCATCGGCGAACGAGCGGCGGGGTGAGATCCTGCTCAACGGTCGACCAGTTGAGCCCGAGCTCATGCTTCGGATTTCAGGATTCATGCCACAGACCGACCTCACCGTCGAGAACCTCACCGTCCTCGAGCATTTGCAGTTCATG GGATGTCTGCGAATGGACGTTAGAGTGTCAGAAAACCAAAGGAATAGGATcatcaacaatttaattttagattttggactgagaaagtGCATGCACTCTCAACTTCGGTTCCTGTCTGGTGGAGAAAGGAGAAAAGTATCACTGGCGGTTCAG CTGCTGACAGACCCACCGGTTCTTTTCTGCGACGAGCCGACAACCGGTCTGGATAGCTTCAACGCTCTGAGCATGGTGTCCTGCCTGAGCTCCCTAgcgaaaaatggaaaaacagtCGTATGCACCATCCACCAGCCAACGTCTGGGGTCTTCGAGACCTTCGACGAGGTCATCCTCATGGTCGCCGGCGGCCGTGTTGCCTTCCAGGGGGCCATCAACGACGCTCTGGACCACTTCAGAAC GCTTGGAATGGTCTGTCCAAAAGCTTACAACACCGCCGAGTTCCTTATTTCACAGCTTAGCATAAGAGAAGACACGCGAACGAAGAAGGAGGTCTACCAAATTTGCGACTTGTTTGATACCTCCGAATCTTATAAAATCTTccagaaaaaattcaatgaagtcAATACAGTTTATAATGATACTCAGATAGTGCACGAG ATAGATAAACAGTTCCTGAGGTTTAACACATG GCAAGGAGCAGATACAAGTACACAATTTAGGCTGCTGGCATGGAGGCATGGACTGAATATAGCAAGAAATGTCAATAGAATTTTTATTAGCGTTTGCACATTCTTG TTTACAGGTTTTGTAATAGCAGCTTCTTACAGGGGTGTCATATTCGACCAGAACGGAGTGCAAAATTTGCAAGGCTTTTTCAACAATGTGATAACAGAAACAATTTTCTGTCAGTCTTACCGATCTTTGTATACGTTTCAAGCGGAGATTCCCGTGCTCTTGCGAGAAACCAAAGATAAAGTTTACTCCGTGGGGCCATTCTACCTTTCAAGGATAATATACGTA GTGCTGCTTTGCTCGGTTGAAACGTTCATCTtctcattcacaattttctggATTACTGGTTTCAGCGGCGGAACATTGAGTTTCCCCCAGTTTGTCGCTCCAATCGCTGTGAGCGGTCTGGCAGCCACAGCCTATG gttGTGCAATGTCCTCAAACTTCGAAACTGTGTCATCAGCCTCTCTTTTGATGGTGCCTCTAGATTTTATTTCATATACTTTCTCCGGCATGTTTCTACAGCTCAG CTCTGTTCCGTTTTATCTCCGATGGTTGAAATATGTTTCTCGGTTTTATTACGGCGTTGAAGCCTTCAGCATACTTCAGTGGACATCAGTCGACGAAATTC CTTGCCCGCAAAACCCTGACATAATGTGCCTATTGACTGCAGacaaagttttggaaaaatatgGCTATAGAACTGGTGACATAGAGCTCGATTTCCTGGGGCTCATTTTGATGTTCATAGTGTTAAATACCATTGGATACCTGGGAATCAGGAATCGAAGTAAGCAGCAGGCTTCCTACTAA
- the LOC109036678 gene encoding protein scarlet isoform X2, translating to MLRISGFMPQTDLTVENLTVLEHLQFMGCLRMDVRVSENQRNRIINNLILDFGLRKCMHSQLRFLSGGERRKVSLAVQLLTDPPVLFCDEPTTGLDSFNALSMVSCLSSLAKNGKTVVCTIHQPTSGVFETFDEVILMVAGGRVAFQGAINDALDHFRTLGMVCPKAYNTAEFLISQLSIREDTRTKKEVYQICDLFDTSESYKIFQKKFNEVNTVYNDTQIVHEIDKQFLRFNTWQGADTSTQFRLLAWRHGLNIARNVNRIFISVCTFLFTGFVIAASYRGVIFDQNGVQNLQGFFNNVITETIFCQSYRSLYTFQAEIPVLLRETKDKVYSVGPFYLSRIIYVVLLCSVETFIFSFTIFWITGFSGGTLSFPQFVAPIAVSGLAATAYGCAMSSNFETVSSASLLMVPLDFISYTFSGMFLQLSSVPFYLRWLKYVSRFYYGVEAFSILQWTSVDEIPCPQNPDIMCLLTADKVLEKYGYRTGDIELDFLGLILMFIVLNTIGYLGIRNRSKQQASY from the exons ATGCTTCGGATTTCAGGATTCATGCCACAGACCGACCTCACCGTCGAGAACCTCACCGTCCTCGAGCATTTGCAGTTCATG GGATGTCTGCGAATGGACGTTAGAGTGTCAGAAAACCAAAGGAATAGGATcatcaacaatttaattttagattttggactgagaaagtGCATGCACTCTCAACTTCGGTTCCTGTCTGGTGGAGAAAGGAGAAAAGTATCACTGGCGGTTCAG CTGCTGACAGACCCACCGGTTCTTTTCTGCGACGAGCCGACAACCGGTCTGGATAGCTTCAACGCTCTGAGCATGGTGTCCTGCCTGAGCTCCCTAgcgaaaaatggaaaaacagtCGTATGCACCATCCACCAGCCAACGTCTGGGGTCTTCGAGACCTTCGACGAGGTCATCCTCATGGTCGCCGGCGGCCGTGTTGCCTTCCAGGGGGCCATCAACGACGCTCTGGACCACTTCAGAAC GCTTGGAATGGTCTGTCCAAAAGCTTACAACACCGCCGAGTTCCTTATTTCACAGCTTAGCATAAGAGAAGACACGCGAACGAAGAAGGAGGTCTACCAAATTTGCGACTTGTTTGATACCTCCGAATCTTATAAAATCTTccagaaaaaattcaatgaagtcAATACAGTTTATAATGATACTCAGATAGTGCACGAG ATAGATAAACAGTTCCTGAGGTTTAACACATG GCAAGGAGCAGATACAAGTACACAATTTAGGCTGCTGGCATGGAGGCATGGACTGAATATAGCAAGAAATGTCAATAGAATTTTTATTAGCGTTTGCACATTCTTG TTTACAGGTTTTGTAATAGCAGCTTCTTACAGGGGTGTCATATTCGACCAGAACGGAGTGCAAAATTTGCAAGGCTTTTTCAACAATGTGATAACAGAAACAATTTTCTGTCAGTCTTACCGATCTTTGTATACGTTTCAAGCGGAGATTCCCGTGCTCTTGCGAGAAACCAAAGATAAAGTTTACTCCGTGGGGCCATTCTACCTTTCAAGGATAATATACGTA GTGCTGCTTTGCTCGGTTGAAACGTTCATCTtctcattcacaattttctggATTACTGGTTTCAGCGGCGGAACATTGAGTTTCCCCCAGTTTGTCGCTCCAATCGCTGTGAGCGGTCTGGCAGCCACAGCCTATG gttGTGCAATGTCCTCAAACTTCGAAACTGTGTCATCAGCCTCTCTTTTGATGGTGCCTCTAGATTTTATTTCATATACTTTCTCCGGCATGTTTCTACAGCTCAG CTCTGTTCCGTTTTATCTCCGATGGTTGAAATATGTTTCTCGGTTTTATTACGGCGTTGAAGCCTTCAGCATACTTCAGTGGACATCAGTCGACGAAATTC CTTGCCCGCAAAACCCTGACATAATGTGCCTATTGACTGCAGacaaagttttggaaaaatatgGCTATAGAACTGGTGACATAGAGCTCGATTTCCTGGGGCTCATTTTGATGTTCATAGTGTTAAATACCATTGGATACCTGGGAATCAGGAATCGAAGTAAGCAGCAGGCTTCCTACTAA